TTGGCGGTTGGAAGTGTTGCAGCAAGCTTGTCATGCAGAGCGCAGCGAAGCATCTCGCGTGGGGTAGCAATGCACTTGTCATGCAGAGCGTAGCGAAGCATCTCGCGTGGGGTAGCAGTTCAATCGTTGTAACATCAGTAATTACTTCGGCACGCGAGATGCTTCGCTGCGCTCTGCATGACAGGCTGGTAGCGGCATGACGGGCTGTGCTCTGCCTGACGGGCCAGTGGCTGTTTATAAATCAATTGCAGGGCCGGTCCAGGAATCCAAATCAATGGCTTCCCATTTGGGATTGAAGCCGATGATGAGCTTTTCTTTCTTGGCGCGGCTCCATCCTTTCAACTCTTTTTCGCGCGCAATTGCCTGGGTTGGGTCGGAGAGGAATTCAAAATAGACCAGCAGGTTTGCTTGGTAGCGACCCGTGAATTTTCCGTGGTTGCCAAGGTTATTGCTGTGTTCGTCAAGGCGGCGGGTTAGGTTATTCGTCACGCCGATATAAAGCACGGTCCGGCTGGGATTGGTAAGAAGGTAGATGTACATAAGAGGGCATTTTGGAACCGTAAGAACGTCATGCAGAGCGCAGCGAAGCATCTCGTGTGTAGCAGTAATCATTTACTCAAGCACGCGAGATGCTTCGCTGCGCTCTGCATGACGTTCTTGTTGCGCTTGTTGAGCTGGTAACGAGTGCTTAGCAGCCTCCAGATGCCCGCCAATGGCTTCAGGATGCCCGCCAACCGCTTCCGGACGCCCGCCAACCGCTTCCGGACGCCCGCCAATCGTTTCGGGACCACAAACCTTCGCTCCAGACGCCCGCCAACCGCTTCGGGACAAGAAACCTTCGTTCAGGACCACAAACCTTGAGTCCGGACCACAAACCTCGGCCAAGTAGTTGCCGGTGGTTGCCGCCCCCTACCGGATGCGGGCGCAGTTGCAATACACCCGAATGGCCCGCGAGCTACCGCTGCTGTTGCTCACGCGCAGCAGCCACGTAGAGCTGGGCGCGTTGGGGTCCGGGGAGCTGAAGTTGACGGTGATGTCCTGCTGGGCGCTGTTGAAGTCGCGGTGGCCCCCGCCCCGGTGACGAGGGAAGTGCCGGCAGGGCAGGTGGCGGTAAACTGGCCGTAGCTGTTGCCGTTGAGCGTGTAATCCGTGTAGCTCAAGGTCAGGCCCAGGTCGAGGGTGCCGGCGAAGCGGGCGTCGCCGTTGGCGCTCAGCTGCAGGGCATCGGTGAGGGTGCCGGCGTTGGTGGTGCGCAGGGTGAGGCCGATGCTGGTGCCAGCCCCGGGGCTGGGCACGCGGGCCTGCACGAAGGCCGTGCCGCTGGTGCCGCTGTAGGGGGCTAAGTAGAGATGGCCGGGCAGAAACACGCTCTGGCCGCTGCCGTTGTTGGGGTCGTCCACGAGGTAGCTGTCGCCGCCCCCGTTCACGTCAAAACGGCCCCGCGGCGCGTCGGGGCCGATGCCCACGTTGCCGGTGTTGCTGATGCGCAGGCCCGCGCTGCCGCCGTTGCCCACCAGGAAGTAGGGGCCGAGGTCGAAGTTGGCATTGGCCTTGGGGTTTTGCCAGGTGCCGTAGCCCACGCCGTCGGACATGAGCACCTTGCCCGCGCCCTGGCTGCCGTCCACGATGCGGATGACCCCACCCGAGCCCACGTAGCCCGGGTGCTGGGCCAGCCCCACCCACCGCAAGGGCCCGCCGGGCTTGCCCGCCGAAAAGATGCCGCCCCAGCCGTCGGCGCGGTAGGCGTTGCCCCACACGGCGTAGTCGATGTCCTGCCCATAAGGCCCCCGGCCGAACCCGGAAAGCATGGTCCGGCTGAAGAGGCGGTTGGATTTGCTGCGCGTCAGCAGGGCCGCACTGGGGTCTTGCACGTTGGCGCTGAGCTCCACCTGGGCCGTCGAGTCGCCCAGCGACAAGGTAGCCGCCCCGGTTAGGCGCTGGCTGTTCAGGTTGAGGGTTTGGGTGGCGGTGTGGTTGCCGAGGTTGTCGCCGCTGGTGCTGGCGTTGGGAATGCTGGTCCAGGCCCCGCCGAAGTAGTACCAGAAGCCCGGTTGGGTGCCGTCGGTCTGAAACACCATCAAGCCCACGGGCGGGTTGCTGATGGCGGTGCGCTGGGCCGCCGTCAGGCGCGGCACCAGCAGGCCCTTGTCCGTGGCCGAAATGTCGAGGGCCGCCTTCGGGTCGGGGGTGGTGGTGCCGATGCCCACCGATTGGGCCGAGGCGGCCAGCGGCAGGCTGAGGAGAGCGGGCAGCAGCCAGCTCCAGGCGTAGTTTTTCTTCATAGCGGTAAAAGCGTGGATAATGGACACAAGAACTGAAGCAGGACTTCAATGGCCAACCAAAAATACAAGCTAATCCCATTTTTGCCCTAGCGTGGTATGTAAACGACCGCAGCCGGTAAGTCGGCCCGGCCCACACGGAGTGCGGCTTCGCTGGCAGCGGGCCCGGGAGCCCTTTTCACGGCCGCAAAGCGGCAGGACACGGGCCCGCAGCCGGTCCCGGCGCACGGCCGCTGCCGGAGCGGCCCGCGGCACTGCTCATGCGGCACGCAAAGCCCCGCCAGCTGCCGGCGGGGCTTTGCGTTTCTCCGGCGGCTTAGGCGGCCGGCGGGTGGGGTGGCTTTTGGGGCCGCCCCGCACGATGAGCCGGGGGTAGCCCGGGAAGCGCAGCCGCCCCGCGGCTTGGGGGCGAGTTCTCGCAGGCCCGGAGCTGGGTGCGCATCGGCTTGAGGAGGCTGTTGTTGCAACGCAGTTGGGCATTGAGCTTGCTGTTGCGCCGAATCTCCGCCCATCTCGGCGGTGGTGGGCAGAATAACGCCGACCTTCGTATTCTATCTGCCGAACCCACCACCGCTGTGATGCCCCTGGCCGCCGCCCTGCCCGACCTGTTGCCCGTTTTCAACGCCACGCCCGGCGCCACGCTGCTGCTGGCGCCCGACTGGACGATAGTGGGTGCCAGCGACGACTACCTGGCCGCCACCCTCGCCGAGCGCGACGCCATTGTGGGCAGGTTCATCTTCGACGCCTTCCCCGACAACCCGCTCACGCCCGAGGCCAACGCCGTGGCCAACGTGCGTGCTTCCCTCACCCAGGTGATGGCCACCCGCCGGCCCCACGACATGGCCCCGCAGCACTACGACGTGCCCGACCGCGCCCGGCCGGGCCACTTTGTGGAGCGCCACTGGCTGCCGCGCCACACGCCCGTGCTCGACGCGGCCGGGCAGGTGCAGTACCTCATTCAATCGGTGCAGGACATCACCGCCA
This DNA window, taken from Hymenobacter sp. 5317J-9, encodes the following:
- a CDS encoding GIY-YIG nuclease family protein, whose amino-acid sequence is MYIYLLTNPSRTVLYIGVTNNLTRRLDEHSNNLGNHGKFTGRYQANLLVYFEFLSDPTQAIAREKELKGWSRAKKEKLIIGFNPKWEAIDLDSWTGPAIDL